A region of Subdoligranulum variabile DNA encodes the following proteins:
- a CDS encoding ABC transporter permease, with protein MAAIFKRETRAYFTGMIGYVTAAVSLFFLGLYFTNRNLMYASSDFASVLYTTTMILLFLLPAISMRSFAEERRNKTDQLLLTSPVSIPAIVLGKFLAEFAVFAAPMVVAVFMPLILLAFGNVSLASAYSALLAYLLLGAACLSIGTWISALTENQIIAYLATFGVLIVAYLMNGIQTMFTSGNLLALIVFLVVLLIASVLVGVVCKSLTTSCAVFCVGGVALAVLFVARPTWLLAAFDSVLSAMALFEPFNGVVGGMFSVSAIIYYLSVIALFLFLTGQALERRRWN; from the coding sequence ATGGCGGCAATTTTCAAGCGAGAGACCCGTGCCTATTTTACCGGCATGATCGGCTATGTAACGGCTGCAGTCAGTCTGTTTTTCCTGGGCCTCTATTTTACCAACCGCAATCTGATGTATGCGTCCTCGGATTTTGCGTCGGTGCTGTATACCACTACGATGATCCTGCTTTTCCTGCTACCGGCCATCAGTATGCGCAGCTTTGCCGAGGAACGGCGCAACAAGACGGATCAGCTGCTGCTGACAAGCCCTGTCAGTATCCCGGCCATCGTACTGGGCAAATTCCTGGCGGAGTTTGCGGTGTTTGCTGCGCCCATGGTGGTGGCAGTCTTCATGCCGCTGATCCTTTTGGCCTTCGGCAATGTGTCGCTGGCTTCCGCCTACAGCGCCTTGCTGGCATATCTGCTGCTGGGGGCGGCCTGCCTGTCTATCGGCACCTGGATCTCGGCCTTGACCGAAAATCAGATCATCGCCTACCTGGCCACCTTCGGCGTGCTGATTGTAGCCTATCTGATGAACGGCATCCAGACTATGTTCACCAGCGGCAACCTGCTGGCACTCATCGTTTTCCTGGTGGTGCTGCTGATTGCCTCGGTGCTGGTAGGTGTCGTCTGCAAGAGCCTCACCACCAGCTGTGCGGTGTTCTGTGTCGGCGGTGTGGCTCTGGCGGTACTGTTTGTGGCACGCCCCACCTGGCTGCTGGCTGCCTTTGACAGTGTCCTTTCGGCAATGGCCTTATTTGAACCTTTCAACGGTGTGGTGGGAGGTATGTTCAGCGTCTCGGCCATTATCTACTATCTCTCGGTCATCGCGCTGTTCCTGTTCCTCACGGGGCAGGCCCTTGAGCGCCGCCGCTGGAATTGA